The genomic segment ATTGCCGGCGGGGGGGATAATCCGCTTGCGCTGGAAGCGGGAAGGGATATGATAACCAGTTCAATTTTAGGCTTGCTTGTTATTTTATTTGCTGTTACACTTTTAAGAGTAATTGGTTCTAGCGTTTTAGGTATCATAAACTAATACCTTAATTTTTAAAGGAGGTGACTTTGCAAAATGAGTTTAGCAAATAAATTGTTAGCTGTAGGACTGCCCACAACTGGCTGGAACGATGCTTATGCCAGCTCCTTGGGTAACGATTTCGTCGCCAAATGGAGTGTTTTAGGAAACATAAATCAAGCTATAATAAATACAGTCTTCTGGGTAGGTATAGCAATATCCCTGGGTTTTGGGATAATAAACGGGGTTAAATACGCTATGAGTGGAGGGGACAAATATGCCGCTCAAGCCGCAAAACAAGGTGTAACCAACGCTATAATCGGATTTATAATTGTAGTAGGTTTCAGAACAATCGTTACATTGATAATGAGATTGCTGGGGTCTGAAAATGTTCCAACAGGCACTAATATGCCCTTTTAATTTAAAGTGTTTAATCAAAGAAAGGGGATGTAAGAATGTGTGCCTATGTTTAAACTATTAGCGGACACGACCAATGTAATTTTGCCAGACGACCCTTTGGGTACAAGGTTTCAAACCGTTGGGGCTATAAGCACTTCTATTATAAACCTTGTCTTTTGGGTTGCATTGGCAATCGCCTCGGCGCATCTAA from the Patescibacteria group bacterium genome contains:
- a CDS encoding pilin; protein product: MSLANKLLAVGLPTTGWNDAYASSLGNDFVAKWSVLGNINQAIINTVFWVGIAISLGFGIINGVKYAMSGGDKYAAQAAKQGVTNAIIGFIIVVGFRTIVTLIMRLLGSENVPTGTNMPF